One genomic window of Candidatus Shapirobacteria bacterium includes the following:
- a CDS encoding adenosylcobalamin-dependent ribonucleoside-diphosphate reductase, which produces MDNLPEPQLSDNARYIAETRYSMKDPSGASLEKVGDIFWRVAINVARGNKSFGANDTQVDSTAREFYLLMADQKFFPNTPCLVNAGKTHQQLSACFVLPIEDSMESILKTMSDMAMIHKSGGGTGFSFTRLRPSGDYISTSGGTTVGPVSFMQAYNDVTSQIKQGGVRRGANMGMLSVDHPDVLRFAVVKLDEYSLTNFNISLAITNAFMDKIESDKKFSADDSIPEEVVEEIRAAEGNRDVDARLRQVEAGVKKLYDWAKATQEGEGYPLINPRTGTETMKLNAYKVFNLITRLAWQYGDPGLVFIDRMNEAKSNPVPSMGRIEATNPCGEQPLLPYDACNLGSINLAKFVVGNGVDWEILGKTVEMAVHFLDNVVEVNEFPVEKIREMVDKTRRIGLGVMGFADALFKLGVRYDSPEGLEWAEKFMKFIEEKAKKATVELANQRGVFPSWPMSVYSGTDYRPRNMALTTIAPTGTISMIADASSGIEPVFSLAYQKNAVEGKTLYIVNPVLTEELRKRGLYTEDLVKKIAGNGGVLGGIEEIPAEIKEVFRTALEIEPEWHIKIQAAFQKYVDNAVSKTINFPKEATVEDVRKSYLLAYSLGTKGITIYRSGSREKEVIQTVLKSQSLKVESQKAEVEMPKKKKTPDAARGVRIKKLCDMGNVYTSVFFESGDGPVEVFVALGKSGGYMAGTAEVTGRLASLALKYGASLEEVAEDLVGIACGQRVGMGKLAVLSMFDAVGKSLLEISQGEQLDLFKEEKAEIQVPVVNGEKKTAAEVLVKMKDRQESGDSKFSACPDCGSPLYAEEGCFKCSNPFCGYSKCS; this is translated from the coding sequence ATGGATAATTTACCCGAACCACAACTATCAGATAATGCCCGGTATATTGCCGAGACCCGATATTCGATGAAAGATCCAAGCGGAGCAAGCCTGGAGAAGGTGGGGGATATTTTTTGGCGGGTAGCGATAAACGTGGCAAGGGGGAACAAAAGCTTTGGGGCAAACGATACACAGGTAGACAGTACGGCTCGGGAGTTTTATCTTTTAATGGCGGATCAGAAATTTTTTCCCAACACGCCGTGTCTGGTTAACGCTGGGAAAACGCATCAGCAATTGTCGGCCTGTTTTGTTTTGCCGATTGAAGATTCGATGGAGTCGATTCTAAAAACAATGTCGGATATGGCGATGATCCACAAGAGCGGGGGGGGGACGGGATTTTCTTTTACCCGATTACGGCCGAGCGGGGATTATATATCAACAAGCGGTGGGACAACAGTGGGGCCGGTATCGTTTATGCAGGCGTACAACGATGTGACATCCCAGATTAAACAGGGCGGGGTAAGACGGGGAGCGAATATGGGGATGTTGTCGGTTGACCATCCGGATGTATTGAGGTTTGCAGTAGTAAAACTGGACGAATACAGTTTGACGAATTTTAATATATCTTTGGCGATAACTAATGCTTTCATGGACAAAATAGAGAGTGACAAAAAGTTTTCGGCAGATGATTCTATCCCCGAAGAGGTGGTTGAAGAGATCAGAGCGGCAGAAGGTAACCGGGATGTAGATGCGAGGCTGAGACAAGTGGAGGCGGGAGTAAAGAAATTATATGACTGGGCGAAAGCAACGCAAGAAGGAGAGGGCTATCCACTGATAAATCCGAGAACAGGGACAGAGACAATGAAGTTAAACGCATACAAAGTCTTTAACCTGATAACCCGATTGGCCTGGCAGTATGGTGATCCGGGGTTGGTTTTTATTGACAGAATGAACGAGGCAAAATCTAATCCCGTACCATCGATGGGGCGGATAGAAGCGACCAATCCGTGTGGTGAACAGCCGCTTTTGCCTTATGATGCCTGTAACCTGGGAAGTATTAATCTGGCCAAATTTGTGGTTGGAAACGGGGTGGATTGGGAGATATTGGGAAAAACGGTGGAGATGGCGGTGCATTTTTTGGATAACGTGGTTGAAGTTAATGAATTTCCGGTGGAAAAAATTCGGGAGATGGTTGATAAAACCAGGAGGATTGGCTTGGGGGTAATGGGTTTTGCCGATGCATTGTTCAAACTGGGGGTTCGGTATGATTCCCCGGAGGGGTTGGAATGGGCGGAAAAGTTTATGAAGTTTATCGAGGAAAAGGCAAAAAAGGCGACGGTGGAATTGGCAAATCAGCGGGGAGTTTTCCCCAGTTGGCCGATGAGTGTATATTCGGGAACGGATTATAGACCGAGAAATATGGCTCTGACAACGATTGCTCCAACCGGGACAATTAGTATGATTGCCGATGCCAGTTCCGGGATTGAACCGGTGTTTTCTCTGGCCTATCAAAAAAATGCAGTGGAGGGAAAAACTTTGTATATTGTAAATCCGGTACTGACGGAAGAGCTTCGGAAAAGGGGTTTGTATACCGAGGATTTGGTAAAAAAAATTGCCGGGAATGGGGGAGTCTTGGGTGGAATTGAGGAGATACCGGCGGAGATAAAGGAAGTATTTAGAACGGCTCTGGAGATTGAACCGGAGTGGCATATAAAAATCCAGGCGGCTTTTCAAAAGTATGTGGATAATGCGGTCTCGAAGACGATTAACTTTCCTAAAGAGGCGACGGTGGAAGACGTCCGAAAGTCGTATCTTTTGGCATATTCTCTAGGAACTAAGGGAATTACGATATATCGGTCGGGATCGAGAGAAAAGGAGGTAATACAAACAGTCTTAAAGTCTCAGAGTCTCAAAGTCGAAAGTCAAAAGGCGGAAGTAGAAATGCCAAAAAAGAAGAAAACGCCAGATGCGGCCAGGGGGGTACGAATAAAAAAACTTTGCGATATGGGCAACGTTTATACTTCGGTATTTTTTGAGTCCGGGGATGGCCCGGTAGAGGTTTTTGTGGCTTTGGGAAAAAGCGGAGGCTACATGGCAGGGACGGCAGAAGTGACCGGACGGTTAGCGTCTCTAGCGCTGAAATATGGGGCCAGTTTGGAGGAAGTGGCCGAGGATTTGGTGGGGATAGCCTGCGGACAGAGAGTGGGGATGGGAAAATTGGCGGTATTGAGTATGTTTGATGCAGTTGGAAAGTCGTTGCTGGAAATTTCTCAGGGCGAACAGCTGGATTTGTTTAAGGAGGAGAAGGCGGAAATTCAAGTGCCGGTGGTAAACGGAGAGAAAAAAACGGCGGCGGAGGTGCTGGTGAAGATGAAGGATAGACAGGAATCAGGTGATTCAAAATTCAGTGCTTGCCCGGATTGCGGAAGCCCGTTGTATGCGGAGGAGGGGTGCTTTAAATGTTCTAATCCGTTTTGCGGGTACAGTAAGTGCTCGTAA
- a CDS encoding DUF1653 domain-containing protein — translation MPDEIKMSEQALSLKPGIYEHYSGKKYDLVGVAHHSETLEEVVVYRARYGEKLIWVRPLGMFLETVEHEGVIKPRFRYIGDDNNESR, via the coding sequence ATGCCGGATGAAATTAAGATGAGCGAACAAGCGTTGTCTTTGAAACCAGGTATTTATGAACACTATAGTGGTAAAAAATACGACTTGGTAGGTGTAGCTCACCACAGTGAGACTCTGGAAGAAGTGGTTGTTTATAGGGCACGATACGGGGAGAAGTTGATTTGGGTTAGACCTTTGGGGATGTTTCTAGAAACAGTTGAACATGAGGGAGTTATTAAACCGAGATTCCGATATATAGGAGATGATAACAACGAAAGCAGGTGA
- a CDS encoding ATP:cob(I)alamin adenosyltransferase has product MITTKAGDGGKTLVKGVMMDKDSALIEALGEIDELQAVLLIVDLRDIAEDLVKIMGELGCGVRFSECALRTTFMEEEIKKGENELDAQKKFLLFKKEEAIYLNWVRTVARRIERRMAGLSKMSEVRGDLLKYFNRLSDYLFILARQQEDQLGG; this is encoded by the coding sequence ATGATAACAACGAAAGCAGGTGATGGGGGGAAGACATTAGTAAAGGGAGTGATGATGGACAAAGATAGTGCCCTGATAGAAGCTCTGGGGGAGATTGATGAGTTGCAGGCGGTACTATTAATAGTAGATCTAAGAGATATTGCCGAGGATTTGGTGAAGATAATGGGAGAACTAGGGTGCGGGGTGAGATTTAGCGAGTGTGCTTTGCGAACTACATTTATGGAGGAGGAGATTAAAAAGGGGGAGAATGAACTGGATGCGCAAAAAAAGTTTTTGTTGTTTAAAAAAGAGGAAGCGATATATCTTAATTGGGTACGGACGGTGGCCAGAAGAATAGAAAGAAGAATGGCCGGTTTAAGTAAGATGTCGGAAGTTAGAGGTGATTTGCTGAAATATTTTAATAGATTGTCTGATTACTTGTTTATTTTAGCCCGCCAACAGGAAGACCAGTTAGGCGGGTAA
- a CDS encoding orotidine 5'-phosphate decarboxylase / HUMPS family protein: MILDRRQKYLQVALNSTINEAMRVIDRLPVSERVILEAGTPFIKRYGLSAIRDVRAAWAAKWWGQKGIPYVVADLKTMDRGSTEVMMAREAGASAVVALGQSPLETINSFVDSCAKLGVDSMLDMMNVEAPVKVLRRLKKLPDVVILHRGVDEEDFNRDKPVPYIQINKIRSSFDVMISIAGGDTIREVKRAIFNDADIVVVWRDLSLVEEFLKEVK, encoded by the coding sequence ATGATTCTTGATCGGCGACAGAAATATTTGCAAGTAGCCCTAAACTCAACAATTAATGAAGCGATGAGGGTAATAGATAGATTGCCGGTGAGTGAAAGAGTAATTCTTGAGGCGGGGACGCCATTTATAAAACGATATGGGTTGTCGGCAATAAGGGATGTGCGGGCAGCCTGGGCGGCCAAGTGGTGGGGGCAGAAGGGAATTCCGTATGTGGTGGCGGATTTGAAAACAATGGACCGGGGCAGTACGGAGGTAATGATGGCCAGGGAAGCCGGAGCTAGTGCAGTAGTGGCGTTGGGCCAGTCGCCACTGGAAACTATTAACAGTTTTGTTGATTCGTGTGCGAAGTTGGGAGTAGACAGTATGCTGGATATGATGAACGTGGAGGCGCCGGTGAAAGTGTTGAGGAGGCTTAAAAAGCTTCCGGATGTAGTGATATTGCACCGGGGAGTAGATGAGGAAGATTTTAACCGTGATAAGCCCGTGCCCTATATTCAGATAAACAAAATCAGAAGCAGTTTTGACGTAATGATTTCAATTGCGGGCGGGGATACGATACGGGAGGTTAAGAGGGCGATTTTTAATGATGCGGATATCGTGGTGGTATGGCGGGATTTGAGTTTGGTAGAGGAGTTTTTGAAAGAGGTAAAGTAA
- a CDS encoding DMT family transporter yields the protein MTQTKGAGLIVTSAFFYATYGIWSRLMSANFGEFSQAWTRALILLVFIILLNHKFKFIKPLSRTDLPWLIIIALSGGLNQAPYFYGFKYLPIGTATLLFYASLVTGGYLLGKVAFKETINLIKLISLLLAFIGMFTIYRFQLQPAQYLPALLTIIAGFMGSATVILPKKLVGNYHEFQIMIGYFSVGIVANFLLGLIFHDPLPAINLSFPWLAQFAYAAAMILANWAAIIGYRHFDASIGSLLGLAEIIFGLLFGFIFFHEALTVTTLIGTFFILLSAILPQLLRQNKSLHTQ from the coding sequence ATGACTCAAACCAAAGGCGCCGGTCTGATTGTTACTTCAGCCTTTTTTTATGCCACCTATGGCATTTGGTCCCGACTGATGTCGGCTAATTTTGGCGAGTTTTCCCAAGCCTGGACCCGGGCTTTAATTCTTCTGGTCTTTATCATTCTTTTAAACCATAAATTCAAATTTATCAAACCTCTTTCCCGCACCGATCTTCCCTGGTTGATCATTATTGCCCTGTCAGGTGGTCTTAATCAGGCGCCCTATTTTTATGGATTCAAATATCTGCCCATTGGTACCGCTACCTTGCTCTTTTATGCTTCTCTGGTCACCGGTGGATACCTTTTGGGAAAAGTCGCTTTTAAAGAAACTATCAATCTGATCAAACTCATTAGTCTCCTTTTGGCCTTTATCGGTATGTTTACCATTTACCGGTTTCAGCTCCAACCGGCCCAATATCTGCCTGCCCTACTGACTATTATCGCCGGCTTTATGGGCAGTGCCACCGTTATTCTTCCCAAAAAATTAGTCGGCAACTATCACGAATTCCAAATTATGATTGGCTATTTTTCCGTCGGTATAGTCGCCAATTTCCTCCTTGGCCTGATTTTTCACGATCCCCTGCCCGCTATAAACCTCTCCTTTCCGTGGTTGGCTCAATTCGCTTATGCCGCCGCCATGATCCTGGCAAACTGGGCGGCCATTATCGGTTATCGTCACTTTGACGCCAGTATCGGCAGCCTCTTGGGCCTGGCCGAAATTATCTTTGGCCTGCTTTTTGGCTTTATCTTTTTTCACGAAGCCCTCACCGTCACCACCCTCATCGGCACCTTTTTTATTCTTCTCTCGGCCATTCTGCCTCAACTTCTCAGACAAAATAAATCATTACATACCCAATAA
- a CDS encoding helix-turn-helix domain-containing protein: MSEQADKIYQLLKPYGLDQEESNIYLYLLEKGSTSALGISRELGVARTKVYRILDRLIENGMVVSQVASSGFKFVASEPLKLQMELTRREGELVGLRKNLPDLVEMLETRSMAGVAGSKILYYRGQKGLSQVNWNLLNARGEFLSYEVATADAYIPQEEAEKLRKELVKRKIVIRTLTNKTLIEPFTKVVEMVENYWQVRYIPKEIVDVRMDIFIYNNIMAVCHYLEKKDVFCMEMINEPMVEMQKQIFENLWSQAKIMEIKNSNGAAEVIGSR, from the coding sequence ATGTCCGAACAAGCAGACAAAATATATCAGCTGCTTAAACCTTATGGCTTAGACCAAGAAGAATCAAATATATACCTATATTTGTTGGAAAAGGGCTCTACCAGTGCTTTGGGTATCAGCCGAGAGCTAGGGGTGGCCAGGACAAAAGTGTATAGAATTTTGGACAGACTAATTGAAAACGGCATGGTAGTGTCGCAGGTAGCCAGCAGCGGCTTTAAATTTGTGGCTAGTGAACCGTTAAAGCTTCAAATGGAGCTAACCCGAAGAGAAGGGGAATTGGTGGGCTTAAGAAAGAATCTACCAGATTTGGTGGAAATGTTGGAAACGAGGTCGATGGCCGGGGTGGCGGGGTCAAAGATTTTATATTATCGGGGACAAAAGGGGCTGTCGCAGGTAAATTGGAATTTACTAAATGCCCGGGGGGAGTTTTTGAGCTACGAGGTAGCCACGGCCGATGCCTATATTCCGCAGGAAGAGGCGGAGAAGTTGAGAAAAGAGCTGGTAAAAAGAAAAATAGTGATCAGAACTTTGACCAATAAAACTTTGATAGAGCCGTTTACCAAAGTGGTGGAAATGGTGGAAAACTATTGGCAGGTGAGATATATTCCAAAAGAAATCGTGGATGTAAGAATGGATATATTTATCTACAACAACATAATGGCAGTATGTCATTATCTGGAAAAAAAGGATGTGTTTTGCATGGAAATGATAAATGAGCCGATGGTGGAAATGCAAAAACAGATTTTTGAAAACCTGTGGAGCCAGGCCAAAATTATGGAGATTAAAAACAGTAACGGAGCGGCAGAAGTTATCGGGAGCCGGTGA